The following proteins come from a genomic window of Syngnathus acus chromosome 15, fSynAcu1.2, whole genome shotgun sequence:
- the LOC119134902 gene encoding zinc finger protein 449 isoform X2, giving the protein MMDDSEAQLTVSEADALGADFITVELDTQPIEYVVKWAEVGSKFTISCVKKDSDDPSELSSEQLKMETDEAFFAPYEEVYPCEVTEQSVEIKMESDDDDDEEQHQILVEVGGQPDGEADSDHGDLEPDERRYRCGYCGKCYSHASSLYRHQQTHAAKVAATPVPAAAKRALEPAHQDARYACQHCGMTFKGSRMLGSHLRLHGKRRIHPCNICGKEFNHSSSLSRHRLIHKKAKDGIASHTAPARSAYRPSPKGKRAKRRRPPAGVMQAPGLDDKFYACPQCEMSFRSSAALSKHQVTHVKELLDSYAQPGKENLAESSSDLKIRLKLCSRDKPNFYTLCKKNRRRRRRPKQGPGDAQDEEDGADAPEAHGCGLCGKRFSHTSSLARHQLSHQVVAAADGGQRAKTKSKTFTCAACNKTFMHSSSFSRHKKAHLGAAKRAILDETAPIESDSD; this is encoded by the exons ATGATGGATGACTCCGAAGCACAGCTGACCGTGTCGGAGGCGGATGCTCTGGGCGCAGACTTCATCACGGTGGAGTTGGACACGCAGCCTATCGAGTACGTGGTCAAGTGGGCTGAGGTGGGCTCCAAGTTCACCATCTCGTGCGTCAAGAAGGACTCTGACGACCCGTCGGAGCTGAGCAGCGAGCAGCTCAAGATGGAGACGGATGAGGCCTTTTTCGCGCCCTACGAGGAGGTGTACCCCTGCGAGGTGACTGAGCAAAGCGTGGAAATTAAGATGGAGTcagacgacgatgatgatgaggagcaGCACCAGATCCTGGTGGAGGTGGGCGGCCAGCCAGACGGCGAGGCCGACTCGGACCATGGTGACCTAGAACCCGACGAGCGGCGCTATCGCTGCGGCTACTGCGGCAAGTGCTACAGCCATGCCTCCAGCCTGTACCGCCATCAACAGACGCATGCTGCCAAGGTGGCCGCCACGCCGGTGCCCGCCGCCGCCAAGCGTGCCCTGGAGCCTGCACATCAGGATGCGCGATACGCCTGCCAGCACTGCGGCATGACTTTCAAGGGCAGCAG GATGCTGGGGAGTCACCTGCGGCTGCATGGCAAGAGGCGCATCCACCCGTGCAACATTTGCGGCAAGGAGTTCAACCACAGCTCCAGCTTGTCGCGACACCGCCTAATCCACAAGAAGGCCAAGGACGGCATCGCCAGCCACACTGCGCCCGCCCGCTCGGCTTACCGCCCCTCGCCCAAGGGCAAAAGGGCCAAGCGGCGGAGGCCGCCGGCGGGCGTCATGCAGGCGCCAGGCCTAGACGACAAGTTCTACGCCTGCCCGCAGTGCGAGATGAGCTTTCGCAGCTCCGCCGCACTCTCCAAGCATCAG GTGACTCACGTGAAGGAGCTTCTGGACAGCTACGCGCAGCCCGGCAAGGAGAACCTGGCTGAGAGCTCATCCGACCTAAAGATCCGGCTCAAGCTGTGCTCCCGCGACAAGCCCAACTTCTACACGCTCTGCAAGAAGaatcggcggcggcggcgccgcccCAAACAAGGCCCCGGCGATGCTCAGGACGAGGAAGATGGCGCTGATGCCCCGGAGGCTCACGGCTGTGGCCTTTGCGGCAAACGCTTCAGCCACACCTCCAGCTTGGCGCGCCATCAGCTGAGCCACCaagtggtggcggcggcggacgGCGGCCAGCGCGCCAAGACCAAGAGCAAGACCTTCACCTGCGCCGCCTGCAACAAGACCTTCATGCACTCGTCCAGTTTCTCTCGCCACAAGAAGGCGCACCTGGGCGCCGCCAAGAGGGCCATCTTGGACGAGACGGCGCCCATCGAGTCCGACTCCGACTGA
- the LOC119134902 gene encoding zinc finger protein 260 isoform X1 codes for MHALLAACQLYGDVTADGDHSLFVTSRRWRSLAPRLLFRTLDDKCVVWPLGHWTRLSAKNVTKVSRWKAVNRLAAPDRRKHFTRVSDEKPLYEQEIFQSHPDQAGFSEIPKRGDCTSCWDRRARSLMMDDSEAQLTVSEADALGADFITVELDTQPIEYVVKWAEVGSKFTISCVKKDSDDPSELSSEQLKMETDEAFFAPYEEVYPCEVTEQSVEIKMESDDDDDEEQHQILVEVGGQPDGEADSDHGDLEPDERRYRCGYCGKCYSHASSLYRHQQTHAAKVAATPVPAAAKRALEPAHQDARYACQHCGMTFKGSRMLGSHLRLHGKRRIHPCNICGKEFNHSSSLSRHRLIHKKAKDGIASHTAPARSAYRPSPKGKRAKRRRPPAGVMQAPGLDDKFYACPQCEMSFRSSAALSKHQVTHVKELLDSYAQPGKENLAESSSDLKIRLKLCSRDKPNFYTLCKKNRRRRRRPKQGPGDAQDEEDGADAPEAHGCGLCGKRFSHTSSLARHQLSHQVVAAADGGQRAKTKSKTFTCAACNKTFMHSSSFSRHKKAHLGAAKRAILDETAPIESDSD; via the exons ATGCATGCGCTGCTCGCTGCTTGCCAGCTTTATGGTGACGTCACGGCGGATGGCGATCACTCGCTCTTCGTGACGTCACGGCGGTGGCGATCACTCGCTCCTCGATTGCTTTTCAGGACACTTGATGACAAGTGTGTCGTTTGGCCTCTTGGCCATTGGACTCGTCTGAGCGCAAAGAACGTGACAAAGGTTTCACGCTGGAAAGCTGTGAATAGGCTGGCGGCACCCGATCGGAGAAAACATTTCACCCGAGTGTCGGATGAGAAGCCTCTATATGAGCAGGAAATATTCCAGAGCCACCCAGACCAAGCCGGCTTCAGTGAAATCCCTAAACGAGGCGATTGTACGAG CTGCTGGGATCGCAGGGCTCGCAGCCTGATGATGGATGACTCCGAAGCACAGCTGACCGTGTCGGAGGCGGATGCTCTGGGCGCAGACTTCATCACGGTGGAGTTGGACACGCAGCCTATCGAGTACGTGGTCAAGTGGGCTGAGGTGGGCTCCAAGTTCACCATCTCGTGCGTCAAGAAGGACTCTGACGACCCGTCGGAGCTGAGCAGCGAGCAGCTCAAGATGGAGACGGATGAGGCCTTTTTCGCGCCCTACGAGGAGGTGTACCCCTGCGAGGTGACTGAGCAAAGCGTGGAAATTAAGATGGAGTcagacgacgatgatgatgaggagcaGCACCAGATCCTGGTGGAGGTGGGCGGCCAGCCAGACGGCGAGGCCGACTCGGACCATGGTGACCTAGAACCCGACGAGCGGCGCTATCGCTGCGGCTACTGCGGCAAGTGCTACAGCCATGCCTCCAGCCTGTACCGCCATCAACAGACGCATGCTGCCAAGGTGGCCGCCACGCCGGTGCCCGCCGCCGCCAAGCGTGCCCTGGAGCCTGCACATCAGGATGCGCGATACGCCTGCCAGCACTGCGGCATGACTTTCAAGGGCAGCAG GATGCTGGGGAGTCACCTGCGGCTGCATGGCAAGAGGCGCATCCACCCGTGCAACATTTGCGGCAAGGAGTTCAACCACAGCTCCAGCTTGTCGCGACACCGCCTAATCCACAAGAAGGCCAAGGACGGCATCGCCAGCCACACTGCGCCCGCCCGCTCGGCTTACCGCCCCTCGCCCAAGGGCAAAAGGGCCAAGCGGCGGAGGCCGCCGGCGGGCGTCATGCAGGCGCCAGGCCTAGACGACAAGTTCTACGCCTGCCCGCAGTGCGAGATGAGCTTTCGCAGCTCCGCCGCACTCTCCAAGCATCAG GTGACTCACGTGAAGGAGCTTCTGGACAGCTACGCGCAGCCCGGCAAGGAGAACCTGGCTGAGAGCTCATCCGACCTAAAGATCCGGCTCAAGCTGTGCTCCCGCGACAAGCCCAACTTCTACACGCTCTGCAAGAAGaatcggcggcggcggcgccgcccCAAACAAGGCCCCGGCGATGCTCAGGACGAGGAAGATGGCGCTGATGCCCCGGAGGCTCACGGCTGTGGCCTTTGCGGCAAACGCTTCAGCCACACCTCCAGCTTGGCGCGCCATCAGCTGAGCCACCaagtggtggcggcggcggacgGCGGCCAGCGCGCCAAGACCAAGAGCAAGACCTTCACCTGCGCCGCCTGCAACAAGACCTTCATGCACTCGTCCAGTTTCTCTCGCCACAAGAAGGCGCACCTGGGCGCCGCCAAGAGGGCCATCTTGGACGAGACGGCGCCCATCGAGTCCGACTCCGACTGA